One window of Microbacterium sp. Root61 genomic DNA carries:
- a CDS encoding ParA family protein: MGPTGRPYHGFPTPPKLNGHGPARIIALCNQKGGVGKTTTTINLAAALAHYGRRVLAVDFDPQGALSAGLGVQTHDVPTIYDLLLDTKRNAKDVIVHTATPDLDIIPANIDLSAAEVHLVNEVARETILARVLRQVAPDYDVILIDCQPSLGLLTVNALTASHGVVIPLECEFFALRGVALLIETIEKVRDRLNPSITMDGLLATMYDPRTLHSREVLERVVEAFGDDVLETVIGRTVKFPDASVSGMPITEFAPEHPAAQAYLRLARELVARGAVA; this comes from the coding sequence ATGGGGCCGACCGGGCGTCCGTACCACGGTTTCCCGACCCCTCCGAAGCTCAACGGGCACGGACCGGCTCGGATCATCGCCCTGTGCAACCAGAAGGGCGGGGTCGGCAAGACCACGACCACGATCAACCTGGCTGCCGCGCTCGCGCACTACGGCCGGCGGGTGCTCGCCGTCGACTTCGACCCGCAGGGCGCCCTCTCGGCGGGCCTCGGCGTGCAGACCCACGACGTCCCCACGATCTACGACCTGCTGCTGGATACCAAGCGCAACGCCAAGGACGTCATCGTCCACACGGCGACCCCCGACCTGGACATCATCCCGGCGAACATCGACCTGTCCGCGGCCGAGGTGCACCTCGTCAACGAGGTCGCCCGCGAGACGATCCTGGCCCGCGTGCTGCGTCAGGTCGCACCGGACTACGACGTGATCCTGATCGACTGCCAGCCGTCGCTCGGGCTGCTCACGGTCAACGCGCTCACGGCCAGCCACGGCGTCGTCATTCCGCTCGAGTGCGAGTTCTTCGCCCTGCGCGGCGTCGCCCTCCTCATCGAGACGATCGAGAAGGTCCGCGACCGCCTGAACCCGTCGATCACCATGGACGGGCTGCTCGCCACCATGTACGACCCGCGCACGCTGCACTCGCGCGAGGTGCTGGAGCGCGTTGTGGAGGCCTTCGGCGACGATGTGCTCGAGACGGTCATCGGTCGCACGGTCAAGTTCCCGGATGCCTCGGTGTCGGGCATGCCGATCACCGAGTTCGCGCCCGAGCATCCAGCCGCCCAGGCCTACCTGCGGCTGGCGCGGGAGCTGGTCGCTCGTGGCGCCGTCGCCTGA
- a CDS encoding pseudouridine synthase encodes MNDDSTDRPTEGVRLQKVLANAGVASRRVAEEMIVDGRVRVNGEVVTELGNRIDPEVDLVDVDGTAIQLDQSKRYVILNKPTGVVSSMLDDRGRRDLREFTADWDERLYNVGRLDADTSGLLVLTNDGDLAHVLAHPSFGVTKVYIAKVEGRVTPQVIATLTRGIELEDGHIAADKARLLSSSAEGEGSLVELTLHSGRNRIVRRMMAAVGHPVLELVRRQFGPLHLGSLPVGKARELTKVERGALLTLSRAAPGDQEK; translated from the coding sequence ATGAACGACGATTCGACAGACCGGCCGACAGAGGGCGTGCGGCTGCAGAAGGTCCTCGCGAACGCGGGCGTCGCCTCGCGCCGTGTGGCCGAAGAGATGATCGTGGACGGTCGCGTGCGCGTGAACGGCGAGGTCGTGACCGAGCTCGGCAACCGCATCGATCCCGAGGTCGACCTCGTGGACGTGGACGGCACGGCGATCCAGCTCGACCAGTCCAAGCGCTACGTGATCCTGAACAAGCCGACCGGGGTCGTGAGCTCGATGCTCGACGACCGTGGCCGGCGCGATCTGCGCGAGTTCACGGCGGACTGGGACGAGCGGCTCTACAACGTCGGGCGTCTGGATGCCGACACCAGCGGTCTGCTCGTGCTCACCAACGACGGCGATCTGGCACACGTGCTCGCGCACCCGTCGTTCGGCGTCACCAAGGTCTACATCGCCAAGGTCGAAGGCCGCGTGACGCCGCAGGTCATCGCGACGCTGACGCGCGGCATCGAGCTGGAGGACGGCCACATCGCCGCCGACAAGGCGCGGCTGCTGTCGTCCTCGGCCGAGGGAGAGGGCTCGCTGGTCGAGCTGACCCTGCACTCCGGACGCAATCGCATCGTGCGGCGCATGATGGCGGCGGTCGGTCACCCGGTCCTCGAGCTGGTCCGACGTCAGTTCGGCCCGCTCCACCTGGGAAGCCTCCCAGTGGGGAAGGCCCGCGAGTTGACTAAAGTAGAACGTGGCGCGCTATTGACCCTGTCGCGCGCAGCGCCGGGGGACCAGGAGAAGTAG
- a CDS encoding segregation and condensation protein A, with protein sequence MAPSPEESPIDPVAERTEPDEAADNGRFRVSLSVFDGPFDLLLTLISKHELDITEIALSKVTDEFIAYLRQLDSDDDMDQASEFLVVAATLLDMKVAGLLPQGELVDAESVALLEARDLLFARLLQYRAFKQVSTWFSAQLQTEDRRHVRAVRLDEKYRRAAPELVWTLNADDFAALALLAMTPREIPHVGLDHLHAPLVSIREQAAVVVALLRNAGALSFRELVAGVTQPGVFVARFLSVLELYRHAALSFEQLEPLGELTLRWTAERWSEENLATLGADYDR encoded by the coding sequence GTGGCGCCGTCGCCTGAGGAGAGCCCCATCGACCCGGTCGCTGAGCGGACCGAACCGGACGAAGCCGCTGACAACGGCCGATTCCGCGTTTCGCTCAGCGTGTTCGACGGACCGTTCGACCTGCTCCTGACCCTCATCTCCAAGCACGAGCTCGACATCACCGAGATCGCGCTGAGCAAGGTGACGGACGAATTCATCGCGTACCTGCGCCAGCTCGACTCCGACGACGACATGGACCAGGCATCCGAGTTCCTCGTCGTGGCCGCCACCCTGCTCGACATGAAGGTCGCCGGGCTCCTGCCGCAGGGCGAGCTCGTCGATGCGGAATCCGTCGCGCTGCTCGAAGCGCGCGACCTGCTGTTCGCGCGCCTGCTGCAGTACCGCGCGTTCAAGCAGGTCTCGACGTGGTTCTCCGCGCAGCTGCAGACCGAAGATCGCCGGCACGTGCGGGCCGTGCGTCTCGACGAGAAGTACCGCCGCGCCGCGCCCGAGCTGGTCTGGACGCTCAACGCCGACGACTTCGCCGCGCTGGCGCTGCTCGCGATGACGCCGCGCGAGATCCCGCACGTCGGCCTGGACCACCTGCACGCGCCGCTGGTCAGCATCCGCGAGCAGGCCGCCGTCGTGGTCGCGCTGCTGCGCAACGCGGGCGCTCTGTCCTTCCGCGAACTGGTCGCCGGCGTCACGCAGCCCGGCGTGTTCGTGGCGCGCTTCCTGTCCGTGCTCGAGCTCTACCGCCACGCCGCGCTGTCGTTCGAGCAGCTCGAGCCGCTCGGCGAGCTGACCTTGCGCTGGACCGCCGAGCGGTGGTCCGAAGAGAACCTTGCGACCCTGGGGGCCGACTATGACCGATGA
- a CDS encoding CTP synthase codes for MTDTSQTAANSNDTTRHIFVTGGVVSSLGKGLTAASLGNLLTARGLRVVMQKLDPYLNVDPGTMNPFQHGEVFVTDDGAETDLDIGHYERFLDIELSQAANVTTGQIYSQVIAKERRGEYLGDTVQVIPHITDEIKRRMRLQADESPKPDVIITEIGGTVGDIESQPFIESARQIRHELGRQNVFFVHVSLVPFMGASGEQKTKPTQHSVATLRSIGIQPDALVLRSDRPVTEANKRKIALMCDVDEDAVVNAVDVPSIYDIPTMLHEQGLDEYIVRTLGLTKAAAVDWTRWERVLQAVHNPKHEVTIGLVGKYIDLPDAYLSVTEALKAGGFAQETHVKIRWIPSDECETPEGAARALAPVDGIVIPGGFGIRGIEGKIGALKFAREQGIPTLGICLGLQCIVIEYARHVAGITDASSSEFDPDTTAPVIATMEEQVDIIESGDLGGTMRLGLYPADLAEGSIAAEVYGASQASERHRHRYEVNNRYRDQIAAAGLVFSGLSPDRNLVEYVELPRDVHPYYIATQAHPELRSRPTDANPLFRGLVGAALERHRASELFDDVEND; via the coding sequence GTGACGGACACTTCTCAAACGGCTGCTAATTCGAACGACACCACTAGGCACATTTTCGTGACCGGAGGTGTCGTTTCCTCGTTGGGGAAGGGCCTCACGGCCGCGAGCCTGGGCAATCTCCTCACGGCTCGCGGACTGCGCGTCGTCATGCAGAAGCTCGATCCGTACCTCAACGTCGACCCCGGCACGATGAACCCGTTCCAGCACGGCGAGGTCTTCGTGACGGATGACGGGGCCGAGACCGACCTGGACATCGGCCACTACGAGCGTTTCCTCGACATCGAGCTCAGCCAGGCCGCCAACGTCACGACCGGCCAGATCTATTCGCAGGTCATCGCGAAGGAGCGTCGCGGCGAGTACCTCGGCGACACCGTGCAGGTCATCCCGCACATCACGGACGAGATCAAGCGCCGCATGCGGCTGCAGGCCGACGAGTCGCCGAAGCCCGATGTGATCATCACCGAGATCGGCGGCACGGTCGGCGACATCGAGTCGCAGCCGTTCATCGAGTCGGCGCGTCAGATCCGCCACGAGCTCGGACGTCAGAACGTCTTCTTCGTGCACGTCTCGCTGGTGCCCTTCATGGGCGCGTCGGGCGAGCAGAAGACCAAGCCGACCCAGCACTCGGTCGCGACCCTGCGCTCGATCGGCATCCAGCCGGACGCACTCGTGCTGCGCAGCGACCGTCCCGTCACCGAGGCGAACAAGCGCAAGATCGCCCTCATGTGCGACGTGGACGAGGACGCCGTGGTCAACGCCGTCGACGTGCCGAGCATCTACGACATCCCGACGATGCTGCACGAGCAGGGCCTCGACGAGTACATCGTGCGCACCCTAGGGCTCACCAAGGCCGCGGCCGTGGACTGGACGCGCTGGGAGCGTGTGCTGCAGGCCGTGCACAACCCGAAGCACGAGGTCACGATCGGCCTGGTCGGCAAGTACATCGACCTGCCGGATGCCTACCTTTCGGTCACCGAGGCGCTCAAGGCCGGCGGGTTCGCGCAGGAGACGCACGTCAAGATCCGCTGGATCCCGTCCGATGAGTGCGAGACCCCCGAAGGTGCCGCTAGGGCGCTCGCACCGGTCGACGGGATCGTCATCCCGGGCGGATTCGGCATCCGCGGCATCGAGGGCAAGATCGGCGCGCTCAAGTTCGCGCGCGAGCAGGGCATCCCGACGCTCGGCATCTGCCTCGGCCTGCAGTGCATCGTGATCGAATACGCCCGTCACGTCGCGGGCATCACCGACGCGTCCTCGAGCGAGTTCGACCCGGACACCACGGCGCCGGTCATCGCGACGATGGAGGAGCAGGTCGACATCATCGAGAGCGGCGACCTCGGCGGCACCATGCGCCTGGGCCTGTACCCGGCCGATCTCGCTGAGGGATCGATCGCGGCAGAGGTCTACGGCGCCTCGCAGGCGTCCGAGCGTCACCGTCACCGGTACGAGGTGAACAACCGCTACCGCGATCAGATCGCCGCGGCCGGCCTCGTGTTCTCCGGCCTGTCGCCCGACCGCAACCTCGTCGAGTACGTCGAGCTGCCGCGCGACGTGCACCCGTACTACATCGCCACCCAGGCCCACCCGGAGCTGCGCTCGCGTCCGACCGACGCGAACCCGCTGTTCCGCGGGCTCGTCGGGGCGGCACTGGAGCGGCACCGCGCCAGCGAGCTGTTCGACGACGTCGAGAATGACTGA
- the recN gene encoding DNA repair protein RecN: protein MIEEMRLRDLGVIAEATLPMGPGFTAITGETGAGKTMVVTGLGLLLGQRADSGAVRAGAQQASVDGVWIVSERGAVADRVRDAGGELEPLGDGRAELFVGRTISSEGRSRASVGGRAAPAGVLADLADELVVVHGQSDQLRLRSAVAQRDALDRFGGVPVAEALAAYRATFDHWRETDRELTTLLTDRDARRAEAAQLREAITEIEAADPQPGEDLELHQRAERLANAEDLRVAAATAHDALSGEDDAPDVGTLLAEARRALERATSSDAALEALAEQVADLGYRAADAAAGLAGYLADLDEGGPHELATVEERRAVLGTLIRTHGTLDAAIDLLQSGSARLAELDDDGDRIERLTTERDAAATALDAAAGLLTAARIEAAGRLGDAVSAELRELAMPDARLSVEVTEGALSTSGRDDVAILLAPHPGAEPRPVSRGASGGELSRVMLAIEVVIAGTDPVPTFVFDEVDAGIGGAAAIEVGRRLARLAETSQVIAVTHLAQVAAFAGNHLTVVKANDGSVTASSVRRLGGADRESEMARLLSGLPDSDAALTHARELLALAHNR, encoded by the coding sequence GTGATCGAGGAGATGCGGCTGCGCGACCTCGGCGTCATCGCAGAGGCGACACTGCCGATGGGGCCCGGATTCACCGCGATAACCGGCGAGACCGGCGCCGGCAAGACCATGGTCGTAACCGGTCTGGGGCTGCTCCTGGGCCAGCGCGCCGATTCCGGCGCGGTGCGTGCCGGTGCTCAACAGGCATCCGTCGACGGAGTCTGGATCGTGTCCGAGCGCGGCGCGGTCGCCGACCGGGTGCGCGACGCCGGCGGCGAACTCGAACCGCTCGGCGATGGGCGGGCGGAGCTGTTCGTCGGCCGCACCATCTCCAGTGAGGGACGCAGCCGAGCCTCGGTGGGCGGCCGCGCGGCCCCCGCCGGTGTTCTGGCCGACCTGGCGGATGAACTCGTCGTCGTGCACGGCCAGTCCGACCAGCTGCGGCTGCGCTCCGCCGTCGCCCAGCGCGATGCGCTCGACCGCTTCGGCGGTGTGCCGGTGGCCGAGGCCCTGGCCGCGTATCGTGCGACGTTCGATCACTGGCGCGAGACCGATCGCGAGCTCACCACGCTGCTCACCGACCGCGATGCGCGACGGGCCGAGGCTGCACAGCTGCGCGAGGCCATCACCGAGATCGAAGCAGCCGACCCGCAGCCGGGGGAGGATCTCGAGCTCCATCAGCGCGCGGAGCGTCTGGCGAATGCCGAAGACCTCCGCGTGGCGGCCGCCACGGCCCACGACGCACTCTCCGGCGAGGACGACGCCCCGGATGTCGGGACGTTGCTCGCCGAGGCGCGCAGGGCGCTGGAGCGCGCTACGTCCAGCGACGCCGCGCTGGAGGCTCTGGCCGAGCAGGTGGCCGATCTGGGCTACCGTGCCGCCGATGCGGCCGCGGGCCTCGCCGGCTACCTCGCCGACCTCGATGAGGGCGGCCCGCACGAACTGGCCACGGTCGAGGAGCGGCGCGCCGTCCTCGGTACGCTCATCCGCACCCACGGCACGCTGGACGCCGCGATCGACCTGCTGCAGAGCGGGTCCGCGCGCCTGGCCGAGCTGGATGACGACGGCGACCGCATCGAGCGACTGACGACGGAACGGGATGCCGCGGCCACCGCGCTCGACGCCGCTGCCGGTCTGCTCACCGCGGCCCGGATCGAGGCCGCCGGTCGACTGGGCGACGCCGTCAGCGCGGAGCTGCGCGAGCTCGCCATGCCGGACGCCCGACTCTCGGTCGAAGTCACGGAGGGCGCGCTGTCCACTTCCGGACGCGACGACGTCGCGATCCTCCTCGCGCCGCACCCGGGCGCCGAACCCCGCCCCGTATCGCGCGGTGCCTCCGGCGGAGAGCTCAGCCGCGTCATGCTCGCGATCGAGGTCGTCATCGCCGGCACCGACCCGGTACCCACCTTCGTCTTCGACGAGGTCGACGCCGGCATCGGCGGTGCCGCCGCGATCGAGGTCGGGCGCCGGCTCGCCCGGCTCGCCGAGACCTCGCAGGTCATCGCCGTCACCCACCTGGCGCAGGTCGCCGCTTTCGCCGGCAACCACCTCACGGTGGTCAAGGCCAATGACGGCTCGGTCACCGCGTCCAGCGTGCGGCGGCTAGGCGGTGCCGACCGCGAGTCCGAGATGGCGCGGCTCCTGTCCGGACTGCCCGACTCCGATGCCGCCCTCACCCATGCGCGAGAACTGCTCGCGCTCGCTCACAACCGCTGA
- the xerD gene encoding site-specific tyrosine recombinase XerD: MRLDRAVDAYLRHVSIERGLSEHTVSAYRRDLSGYLAWLAERGVDESTQVTPALVGEFIADRASAQPAPAASSLARLQSSVRGLHRFLVREGIEAEDPTGRLRPPKAPRRLPKALTIEQVERLLDASGPAPADAPAGELIGVRDRALLELLYATGARVSEIVQLDVDDVGHGEALRVRGKGSKERIVPVGSYARAAIDAYLTRVRPELSRRGRATPKLFLGARGAPLSRQSTWLIIRDAAARADLTAHVSPHTLRHSFATHLLQGGADVRVVQEMLGHASVSTTQIYTHVTVDALRDVYATSHPRAR, from the coding sequence ATGCGGCTGGATCGGGCGGTGGACGCGTACCTGCGCCATGTCTCGATCGAGCGCGGGCTGTCCGAGCACACGGTCTCGGCGTATCGGCGCGACCTGTCCGGGTACCTCGCCTGGCTGGCAGAGCGCGGCGTGGACGAATCGACACAGGTCACGCCCGCCCTCGTCGGCGAGTTCATCGCCGACAGGGCATCTGCACAGCCCGCACCCGCGGCATCCAGTCTCGCCCGCCTGCAGAGCTCCGTGCGCGGGCTGCACCGCTTCCTCGTACGCGAAGGGATCGAGGCTGAGGACCCGACCGGAAGGCTGCGCCCGCCGAAGGCTCCGCGGCGCCTGCCCAAGGCCCTCACGATCGAGCAGGTCGAGCGCCTGCTGGACGCCTCCGGACCCGCTCCGGCCGATGCGCCGGCGGGGGAGCTGATCGGCGTGCGCGACCGCGCGCTGCTCGAGCTGCTGTACGCCACCGGGGCCCGCGTGTCCGAGATCGTGCAGCTCGACGTAGACGACGTCGGGCACGGAGAGGCGCTCCGCGTACGTGGCAAGGGATCGAAGGAGCGCATCGTGCCGGTCGGGTCGTACGCCCGGGCGGCGATCGATGCGTACCTGACGCGGGTGCGCCCCGAACTCTCCCGCCGAGGACGCGCGACCCCGAAGCTCTTCCTCGGCGCCCGTGGCGCGCCGCTGTCGCGACAGAGCACATGGCTGATCATCCGGGATGCCGCGGCGCGCGCGGATCTCACCGCCCACGTCTCGCCGCACACGCTGCGCCACTCGTTCGCCACGCACCTGCTCCAGGGCGGCGCCGACGTGCGCGTCGTGCAGGAGATGCTCGGCCACGCCTCGGTGTCCACGACCCAGATCTACACGCACGTCACCGTCGACGCGCTGCGCGATGTCTACGCGACCTCTCACCCCCGCGCGCGCTGA
- a CDS encoding septum formation family protein, producing MKNTRARLAAAAIVLTAMVTLSGCSMLDQFLPSSQPVRDAETGEVTEEAGNADVFAVQVGDCLNTAGIDTEEVSSLPIVPCTEPHDDEVYFSYQVADGAFPGEEALIADAQEACAVEFTTFVGLAYEESALDLWPMYPTEGSWDSGDREVLCIAWDPSGAKLTGTLAGAAR from the coding sequence ATGAAGAACACACGCGCGCGCCTTGCCGCCGCTGCCATCGTGCTGACGGCCATGGTGACGCTGAGCGGCTGCTCGATGCTCGACCAGTTCCTGCCGTCGTCGCAGCCCGTCCGCGACGCCGAGACCGGCGAGGTGACCGAGGAAGCCGGCAACGCCGACGTCTTCGCGGTCCAGGTGGGCGACTGCCTCAACACGGCCGGGATCGACACGGAAGAGGTCAGCAGCCTCCCGATCGTCCCGTGCACGGAGCCGCACGACGACGAGGTCTACTTCTCGTACCAGGTCGCGGACGGCGCCTTCCCGGGCGAGGAAGCGCTTATCGCCGATGCCCAGGAAGCCTGCGCGGTCGAGTTCACGACGTTCGTCGGTCTCGCCTACGAAGAGTCGGCGCTCGACCTCTGGCCCATGTACCCCACCGAGGGTTCGTGGGACTCGGGCGACCGCGAAGTGCTGTGCATCGCGTGGGATCCGTCCGGCGCGAAGCTCACCGGCACCCTCGCCGGCGCAGCGCGCTGA
- the scpB gene encoding SMC-Scp complex subunit ScpB, with product MTDEPTEQTMRETDAAASESSEAPARPHDVVSVARRLEAILLVIEEPQSLVSLAAAVSAPVPAVRQAIEGLVEDYDGLAGGPRRGFELREVGGGWRLYVREEHDDVVSEFVNTQAPSRLSQAALETLAVIAYKQPVSRSQVASIRAVNVDSVVRTLLARGLITEVFTDAETGAINYGTTDALLVNLGINSLDELPHISPLLDDGADGFDEVGR from the coding sequence ATGACCGATGAGCCGACTGAGCAGACGATGCGCGAGACGGATGCCGCGGCATCCGAGTCGTCCGAAGCCCCTGCGCGCCCGCACGACGTGGTTTCCGTCGCCCGCCGGCTCGAGGCCATACTGCTCGTGATCGAGGAGCCCCAGAGCCTCGTGAGCCTCGCTGCGGCGGTCTCTGCTCCGGTCCCGGCCGTGCGACAGGCGATCGAGGGTCTCGTCGAGGACTACGACGGCCTCGCCGGCGGACCGCGACGCGGGTTCGAGCTGCGCGAGGTCGGCGGCGGCTGGCGGCTCTACGTGCGCGAGGAGCACGACGACGTGGTGTCGGAGTTCGTCAACACGCAGGCGCCGTCGCGGTTGTCGCAGGCGGCCCTGGAGACGCTCGCCGTGATCGCCTACAAGCAGCCGGTCTCGCGCAGCCAGGTCGCATCGATCCGGGCGGTCAATGTCGACTCCGTGGTCCGGACGCTGCTGGCGCGCGGGCTCATCACCGAAGTGTTCACAGACGCGGAGACGGGGGCCATCAACTACGGCACCACCGACGCGCTCCTGGTGAACCTCGGGATCAACTCGCTCGACGAGTTGCCGCACATTTCACCGCTCCTGGACGACGGCGCGGACGGATTCGACGAGGTGGGACGATGA
- a CDS encoding prephenate dehydrogenase produces the protein MSESNAASVRARVAARVGGTVRIVGAGLLGSSIGHALTALGVDVVLADSSPSQLRLAIDYGAGRAAAETDAPSLVVVAVPPDVTADVIARELAAYPDAVVTDVASVKLEPLHALRARGVDLTRYIGSHPLAGRERGGAISARADIFVGRPWVVCRDEETSAADLALVEGLALDLGATPIEMTPEEHDRSVALVSHVPQLVASLLAGRFVDAPDGSLRLAGQGVRDTTRIAASAPELWVQILGANAAPVVDVLDALAADLTSVADALRAPDAPGARRSVADTIRRGNEGVERLPGKHGQNRRFESIVVMVDDTAGQLGRLFGELGELDVNVEDLRLEHSPGAQFGLAEISVEPSAVRRAVEGLEARGWKIASTSND, from the coding sequence GTGAGCGAATCGAACGCAGCATCCGTGCGCGCGCGCGTCGCCGCACGGGTCGGCGGCACGGTCCGCATCGTCGGTGCCGGCCTGCTCGGCTCGAGCATCGGTCACGCGCTGACCGCCCTCGGCGTCGACGTGGTCCTCGCCGACTCCTCGCCGTCGCAGCTGCGTCTCGCGATCGACTACGGCGCGGGTCGCGCCGCGGCTGAGACCGATGCCCCGTCGCTGGTGGTCGTGGCGGTTCCGCCCGATGTCACCGCCGACGTGATCGCCCGCGAACTGGCCGCCTATCCCGACGCCGTCGTGACGGATGTCGCCAGCGTCAAGCTCGAGCCGCTGCACGCGCTCCGGGCCCGTGGTGTCGACCTCACCCGCTACATCGGCTCGCACCCGCTCGCCGGCCGTGAGCGCGGCGGGGCGATCTCCGCCCGCGCCGACATCTTCGTCGGGCGCCCCTGGGTCGTCTGCCGCGATGAAGAGACCTCCGCCGCCGACCTCGCGCTGGTCGAAGGGCTCGCGCTCGACCTCGGCGCGACGCCGATCGAGATGACCCCGGAGGAGCACGACCGTTCGGTCGCGCTCGTCTCGCACGTCCCGCAGCTCGTCGCGAGCCTGCTCGCCGGACGCTTCGTCGACGCGCCGGACGGCTCGCTGCGCCTGGCCGGACAGGGTGTGCGCGACACGACGCGGATCGCGGCGTCCGCCCCCGAACTGTGGGTGCAGATCCTCGGCGCCAACGCGGCACCGGTCGTCGACGTTCTCGACGCACTGGCCGCCGACCTGACCTCCGTCGCCGATGCCCTGCGCGCCCCTGATGCGCCGGGCGCCCGTCGCTCGGTGGCCGATACGATCCGCCGCGGCAACGAAGGCGTCGAACGACTGCCCGGCAAGCACGGCCAGAACCGCCGCTTCGAGTCCATCGTCGTGATGGTCGACGACACCGCCGGTCAGCTCGGACGCCTGTTCGGCGAGCTCGGCGAGCTCGACGTCAACGTCGAGGACCTCCGCCTGGAGCACTCGCCGGGCGCCCAGTTCGGCCTCGCCGAGATCAGCGTCGAGCCGAGCGCGGTGCGCCGGGCCGTCGAGGGTCTCGAAGCCCGCGGCTGGAAGATTGCGAGCACCTCCAATGACTGA
- a CDS encoding NUDIX domain-containing protein, whose product MTDTAASHHSELRDEIVEPTIVASERVYQGRIWDVRSDTFRYNGHDLVRQYVAHPGAAAIVALDEQDRVLLIQQYRHPIRHRDWEIPAGLLDVAGESPLESARRELAEEVDLVAAEWESLVSVFTTPGGNDEIVHVFLARGLAPSDQPHAREAEEADIRIEWVPLADAVTAVLEGRMRNGILASGVLAAAEKLRREAAG is encoded by the coding sequence ATGACTGACACCGCGGCGTCGCACCACTCTGAGCTGCGCGACGAGATCGTCGAGCCGACGATCGTCGCGAGCGAGCGCGTGTACCAGGGGCGGATCTGGGATGTGCGCTCGGATACGTTCCGGTACAACGGGCACGACCTGGTGCGCCAGTACGTCGCGCACCCGGGCGCCGCGGCCATCGTCGCGCTGGATGAGCAGGACCGGGTCCTGCTCATCCAGCAGTACCGGCATCCGATCCGGCATCGCGATTGGGAGATCCCGGCGGGGCTCCTGGACGTCGCGGGGGAGTCGCCCCTCGAGTCGGCGCGCCGCGAGCTCGCCGAGGAGGTCGACCTGGTCGCCGCCGAGTGGGAGTCGCTCGTCAGCGTCTTCACGACGCCCGGCGGCAACGACGAGATCGTGCACGTGTTCCTGGCGCGCGGCCTCGCCCCCAGCGACCAGCCGCACGCGCGCGAGGCGGAGGAGGCCGACATCCGCATCGAATGGGTGCCGTTGGCGGATGCCGTGACGGCCGTGCTGGAGGGACGGATGCGCAACGGCATCCTCGCCTCCGGCGTCCTCGCCGCCGCGGAGAAGCTCCGGCGCGAGGCCGCGGGCTGA